A genomic stretch from Leptospira johnsonii includes:
- a CDS encoding succinate dehydrogenase/fumarate reductase iron-sulfur subunit, producing MDLKLKVWRQKNAKEKGKIVNYDAKGISPDMSFLEMLDVVNEDLIVKGDDPIAFEHDCREGICGSCNIMINGEAHGPLPGVTTCQLHMRTFKDGDTIFLEPWRAKAFPVLKDLVVDRSGFDRIIQAGGFVSINTGGAPDANALPIPKKDADVAMDAATCIGCGACVASCKNASAMLFVSAKVSHLALLPQGQVEKKERVKNMVNAMDKEGFGNCTNQYECEAACPKDIKRDFIRVLNKEFILS from the coding sequence ATGGACCTCAAACTAAAAGTCTGGAGACAAAAAAACGCAAAAGAAAAAGGCAAGATCGTAAATTACGATGCAAAGGGAATCTCTCCCGATATGTCTTTTTTAGAAATGTTGGACGTAGTTAACGAGGACCTGATCGTAAAAGGAGATGATCCGATTGCGTTCGAGCACGATTGTAGAGAAGGTATTTGCGGTTCTTGTAATATTATGATCAACGGAGAGGCACACGGCCCTCTTCCTGGCGTTACCACCTGCCAACTTCATATGAGAACTTTCAAAGATGGAGACACGATCTTTCTCGAACCGTGGAGAGCAAAAGCTTTCCCGGTACTAAAAGATCTGGTCGTGGATCGTAGCGGTTTTGATAGGATCATCCAAGCTGGGGGATTCGTTAGTATCAATACCGGTGGAGCTCCTGATGCAAACGCTCTTCCTATTCCGAAAAAGGATGCAGACGTTGCAATGGATGCGGCAACCTGTATCGGTTGTGGTGCTTGTGTAGCTTCTTGTAAAAATGCTTCTGCTATGTTATTCGTTTCTGCGAAAGTTTCCCATCTTGCTCTACTTCCTCAAGGACAAGTGGAGAAGAAAGAACGCGTGAAAAACATGGTAAACGCTATGGACAAAGAAGGTTTCGGAAACTGTACGAACCAGTACGAGTGTGAAGCCGCTTGTCCTAAAGACATCAAACGGGATTTTATCCGAGTTCTGAACAAAGAATTTATTCTTTCTTAA
- a CDS encoding fumarate reductase/succinate dehydrogenase flavoprotein subunit, which produces MSLDSKIPSGPLEKKWDDYKSHIKLVNPANKRKYTVIVIGTGLAGGSASATLAELGYNVKTFCFQDSPRRAHSIAAQGGINAAKNYQNDGDSVYRLFYDTIKGGDFRAREANVYRLAQVSTNIIDQCVAQGVPFAREYGGHLDNRSFGGAQVSRTFYAKGQTGQQLLLGAYSALSRQIGLGNVKMYPRTEMLDVVVVDGHAKGVVIRDLVTGQVTVHSADAVVLASGGYGNVFYLSTNAKGSNVTATFRAYKKGAFFANPCYTQIHPTCIPVSGDHQSKLTLMSESLRNDGRIWVPKKQGDTRNPADIPESERDYYLERKYPSYGNLCPRDIASRSAKEVCDAGFGVGPGGQGVYLDFSSAINRLGEHTIAERYGNLFQMYEQITGENPYKVPMRIYPAVHYTMGGLWVDYNLMSNLPGLFVIGEANFSDHGANRLGASALMQGLADGYFVLPYTIGNYLAEVGFGKTPSTDHAEFKKAETDANSQINKLLSIKGKRTVDSFHKELGKIMWNNCGMARDDKSLKEALVKIPQIREEFWKNVNVPGSGADLNQSLEKAGRVADFLEFGELLCLDALTREESCGGHFRTEHQMDDGEAKRDDEKFCHATAWEWKGVGAKPTEHREKLEFENIKLATRSYK; this is translated from the coding sequence ATGAGTTTAGATTCCAAAATCCCATCGGGTCCCTTGGAAAAGAAATGGGACGATTATAAATCCCATATCAAATTAGTTAACCCGGCTAATAAAAGAAAATACACTGTTATCGTGATCGGAACTGGACTCGCGGGAGGTTCCGCTTCTGCGACCTTGGCAGAGCTTGGATACAATGTTAAAACATTCTGCTTCCAAGACAGTCCACGTAGAGCTCACTCCATTGCGGCACAGGGTGGTATCAACGCAGCTAAGAACTACCAAAACGACGGTGACTCGGTTTATCGTTTATTCTACGATACAATCAAAGGTGGAGACTTCAGAGCAAGAGAAGCTAACGTATATCGTTTAGCTCAAGTTTCTACAAATATCATCGACCAATGTGTGGCTCAAGGTGTTCCATTCGCGAGAGAATACGGCGGACATTTGGATAATAGATCCTTTGGTGGTGCCCAAGTTTCCCGTACATTCTATGCGAAAGGGCAAACTGGACAACAGCTTCTATTAGGAGCATACTCCGCACTTTCCAGACAGATCGGTTTAGGAAACGTGAAAATGTATCCAAGGACCGAAATGTTGGATGTAGTCGTGGTTGACGGTCATGCAAAAGGTGTTGTGATCAGAGACCTAGTAACAGGCCAAGTAACTGTTCATTCCGCAGACGCAGTAGTGCTCGCTTCCGGTGGATATGGTAACGTATTCTACCTTTCTACAAACGCAAAAGGTTCTAACGTTACTGCGACGTTCCGTGCATACAAAAAGGGAGCCTTCTTCGCTAACCCTTGTTACACTCAGATCCACCCTACTTGTATCCCAGTTTCCGGAGACCATCAGTCCAAATTGACTTTGATGTCCGAGTCTCTAAGGAACGACGGACGCATCTGGGTTCCTAAAAAACAGGGAGATACTCGTAACCCTGCGGATATCCCTGAGAGCGAAAGAGATTATTACTTAGAAAGAAAATACCCAAGTTATGGAAACCTCTGTCCTCGAGACATCGCTTCCCGTTCTGCAAAAGAAGTTTGTGATGCAGGATTCGGTGTAGGACCGGGCGGCCAAGGTGTGTATCTGGACTTCTCCTCTGCGATCAATCGTTTGGGAGAACATACAATCGCGGAAAGATACGGTAACCTCTTCCAGATGTATGAACAGATCACTGGAGAAAATCCTTATAAAGTTCCAATGAGGATTTACCCTGCAGTTCACTATACAATGGGCGGACTCTGGGTGGATTATAACCTGATGAGTAATCTTCCAGGTTTATTCGTGATTGGTGAAGCAAACTTCTCAGATCACGGAGCGAACAGGCTTGGAGCTTCTGCTCTCATGCAAGGACTTGCAGACGGATATTTCGTTCTTCCTTACACGATAGGAAATTATCTGGCAGAGGTTGGATTCGGAAAAACTCCTTCTACAGATCATGCAGAATTCAAAAAAGCAGAGACAGACGCAAATTCTCAGATCAACAAACTTCTCTCCATTAAAGGTAAGAGAACTGTTGATTCTTTCCATAAAGAACTTGGAAAGATCATGTGGAATAATTGCGGAATGGCAAGGGACGATAAGAGCTTAAAAGAAGCCCTGGTAAAAATTCCTCAGATCAGAGAAGAATTCTGGAAAAATGTAAATGTTCCAGGCTCAGGCGCTGATCTGAACCAGTCCCTGGAAAAAGCGGGAAGAGTTGCCGACTTCTTGGAATTCGGAGAACTTCTTTGCTTAGACGCTCTTACAAGAGAAGAATCTTGTGGAGGACATTTCCGTACAGAACACCAGATGGACGATGGAGAGGCCAAACGGGATGACGAAAAATTCTGTCATGCCACCGCTTGGGAATGGAAAGGTGTGGGAGCAAAACCTACAGAGCACAGAGAAAAACTGGAATTCGAGAATATTAAACTCGCTACGAGGAGCTACAAATAA
- a CDS encoding succinate dehydrogenase cytochrome b subunit, which yields MDFQAGYLRSSIGRKTIVAITGIILFGFVFVHMLGNLQIFQEPDKINTYAEFLHNLGGLLWLARGILLAAFVLHVYYALKLSLENKKARPVGYVKESTIQATLSSRYMALTGSVLLAFVIYHLLHFTIGKIQPENFALQETIGDKQRHDVYSMVILGFKNIYVSISYIVAMTLLAFHLRHGVTSVFQTLGFNTPFWAPKTNAFAILYALTIFIGNTSMPVAILLNFVKVPGAQ from the coding sequence ATGGATTTTCAAGCTGGATATCTAAGGTCGTCCATCGGTAGAAAGACTATCGTTGCGATTACCGGAATCATTCTCTTCGGCTTTGTGTTTGTACACATGCTGGGGAACCTCCAGATCTTCCAAGAACCGGATAAGATTAACACTTACGCTGAGTTCCTACACAATTTAGGCGGACTACTATGGCTGGCCCGCGGAATTCTTTTGGCAGCATTCGTATTACACGTTTACTACGCCCTGAAATTGTCTCTTGAAAACAAGAAGGCAAGACCTGTAGGTTATGTAAAAGAAAGTACGATCCAAGCCACCTTGTCTTCCCGCTATATGGCTTTAACCGGTTCCGTATTATTAGCTTTCGTAATATACCATCTGCTTCATTTTACCATCGGTAAGATCCAGCCTGAGAACTTCGCGCTCCAAGAAACCATTGGTGACAAACAAAGGCACGATGTTTACTCAATGGTGATCTTAGGATTTAAGAACATTTACGTTTCTATTTCCTATATAGTAGCGATGACCTTGCTTGCATTCCATCTTCGTCACGGAGTAACGAGTGTTTTCCAAACTTTGGGTTTTAACACTCCTTTCTGGGCGCCGAAGACGAACGCATTTGCGATCCTCTACGCTTTAACCATCTTCATCGGCAATACTTCTATGCCGGTTGCTATTCTTCTCAACTTTGTGAAAGTTCCAGGAGCGCAATAA
- a CDS encoding aldo/keto reductase, with the protein MISKDPFQSLYREPLHEGRKEKFSPGKKGEGPGYFLFRGLKLSRIAFGGYRIGLEDPEHKEALQLALHSGVNVIDVSANYGDGEAESLVGKVLDENFKKRQLNRKEIFLVTKAGYIQGRNMKLVESKEKDKDPFPEITYYQPGCYHCISPEFLADQLERSRKRLGLSTIDVFLLHNPEYFLSHSEKKGVPKEEAQAEYYRRIKEAFQFLEKVRKEGKIQFYGISSNTFPVPEEEYTHTSLSKCLQIAEKIAGKENGFAVVQFPGNWYEDGFLRNRSEGQTLLEICRHFDLLPLINRPLNSFQAGKGMVRLSYAPQNQAPDQSKLLQILELESSLLEPLSPNLNRNSLSKLWQIYGEKIRSEEQFQALLQKSWIPTLRGVIDEVYSEKGKESAEEYLRVLNTALPLLEEQIQIRSSENLSGLYERLVSKYHTNGDAPESLSSLMVFHLASLLEKGTVLLGMRKRKYVRDILPIFKKQLPEIPRSEWGENGIRS; encoded by the coding sequence ATGATTTCAAAAGATCCATTTCAGTCTTTGTACAGAGAGCCCCTTCACGAGGGGAGAAAGGAAAAATTCTCCCCGGGAAAAAAAGGAGAAGGACCAGGCTATTTTTTATTCCGAGGACTTAAACTTTCCCGAATCGCGTTCGGTGGATATCGAATAGGATTAGAAGATCCGGAACATAAGGAAGCTCTTCAGCTTGCTCTACATTCTGGAGTGAACGTCATAGACGTTTCGGCCAACTATGGAGACGGAGAGGCCGAAAGTTTAGTAGGCAAGGTCTTAGATGAAAATTTCAAAAAAAGGCAACTGAACCGAAAGGAAATATTTTTAGTCACCAAAGCGGGATATATCCAAGGAAGGAATATGAAGCTTGTGGAGTCCAAAGAAAAAGACAAGGATCCTTTTCCGGAAATCACTTATTACCAACCTGGCTGTTACCATTGTATCTCCCCCGAATTTTTAGCGGACCAATTGGAAAGGTCCAGAAAACGACTGGGGCTTTCTACCATCGATGTGTTCTTATTGCATAATCCTGAATATTTCCTGAGCCATTCCGAAAAGAAGGGAGTTCCAAAAGAAGAAGCACAAGCGGAATACTATCGTAGGATCAAAGAGGCGTTTCAATTTTTAGAGAAGGTTAGAAAAGAAGGAAAAATCCAGTTTTATGGAATTTCCAGTAATACATTTCCTGTGCCGGAAGAGGAGTATACTCATACTTCTTTGTCGAAGTGCCTACAAATCGCTGAGAAAATCGCAGGAAAAGAGAATGGATTTGCAGTAGTCCAGTTCCCTGGGAATTGGTACGAGGACGGATTCCTTCGGAATCGGTCGGAGGGGCAGACTCTTCTCGAAATCTGTCGTCACTTCGACCTTCTTCCCTTGATCAACCGACCACTCAATTCCTTCCAGGCTGGAAAAGGAATGGTCCGACTTTCTTACGCGCCCCAAAACCAAGCCCCAGATCAGTCGAAGTTACTACAAATCCTAGAACTCGAATCCTCTCTCTTGGAACCACTTTCTCCAAATCTGAACCGGAATTCACTTTCCAAACTCTGGCAAATTTATGGGGAGAAGATCCGCTCCGAAGAACAATTCCAAGCATTACTACAAAAATCCTGGATCCCTACTTTGAGAGGAGTAATTGACGAAGTATATTCTGAAAAAGGAAAAGAATCCGCAGAAGAATACCTAAGAGTTCTGAACACAGCACTTCCTTTATTAGAAGAGCAAATACAGATCCGTTCGTCTGAAAATCTATCCGGACTATACGAACGCCTGGTCTCCAAATATCATACAAACGGAGACGCCCCGGAAAGTTTATCCTCTCTCATGGTATTCCATTTGGCTTCTCTTCTGGAAAAAGGAACCGTTCTGCTCGGAATGAGAAAAAGAAAGTATGTAAGGGATATTCTTCCCATCTTCAAAAAACAACTACCGGAAATCCCAAGGTCGGAATGGGGAGAAAATGGAATTCGATCCTGA
- a CDS encoding DUF309 domain-containing protein gives MEFDPEILSILEKVKQGDADSSFDYAWGEGRKLYLKGRYFELHEVFEFQWKKEIGGRRLLLHGWIQLAISLNKAFVKPNIRGSKMQAEKSKEKFLKLFETGELSPIGKDQTDGIIYFLEKFLSLFESEESWDLERIKELSLPEMQENAKELFSSSVFPAS, from the coding sequence ATGGAATTCGATCCTGAAATACTTTCCATATTAGAAAAAGTGAAACAAGGAGACGCAGATTCCAGTTTCGACTACGCCTGGGGAGAAGGAAGAAAACTCTACCTAAAAGGAAGATATTTCGAATTACACGAGGTATTCGAATTCCAATGGAAGAAGGAAATTGGAGGAAGAAGGCTACTATTACATGGATGGATCCAACTTGCTATTTCCTTGAATAAGGCTTTCGTAAAACCGAATATACGCGGATCCAAAATGCAGGCGGAAAAGTCCAAGGAAAAGTTTTTAAAACTTTTCGAAACCGGAGAACTTTCTCCAATCGGAAAAGACCAAACCGATGGTATCATCTATTTCCTGGAAAAATTTTTGAGCTTATTTGAAAGCGAAGAAAGTTGGGACCTCGAACGAATTAAGGAACTTTCTCTACCTGAAATGCAAGAAAACGCAAAGGAATTGTTTTCAAGTTCTGTTTTCCCAGCATCGTGA
- a CDS encoding alpha/beta fold hydrolase, whose translation MEVSDPQNKNQESGFFESGGYKLHYTKRDNGKKRALLLLHGFMDSSQTFLFQEEYLSKYFDLYRFDYRGHGDSEWLREGFYHFMLPLVDTKTFIQKFLPEKFHILGHSMGGGLGSRLAGLYPERVESLICLEGFSSLQDPEKERRRFLGWLENWELSLAGKDRKRQKNFRSVEDAAARLAPIYPRLPKERLLKITETLTRPAEEGGYMWKSDPSYKNGPPVFLSPQFTRHLWETISCNVLVVYGQKTHLALDDSKEVFSHIRNLKYIEIEDAGHNMHHDRPELLETILDEFYVTNLK comes from the coding sequence ATGGAAGTTTCCGATCCTCAAAACAAAAACCAAGAAAGCGGATTTTTCGAATCCGGAGGTTATAAGCTCCATTATACAAAACGGGACAATGGAAAGAAAAGAGCATTACTTTTGCTTCACGGATTTATGGATTCTTCCCAAACCTTTTTGTTCCAGGAAGAATATTTATCCAAATATTTCGATCTTTACCGTTTCGATTATAGAGGGCATGGAGATTCAGAATGGTTGAGAGAAGGTTTCTACCACTTCATGCTTCCTTTAGTGGACACAAAAACATTCATCCAAAAATTTCTTCCTGAGAAATTCCATATACTCGGACATTCCATGGGAGGAGGCTTAGGATCGCGGCTTGCTGGATTGTATCCGGAAAGAGTTGAAAGCCTTATATGTCTGGAAGGATTTAGTTCTCTCCAGGATCCGGAAAAGGAAAGAAGAAGGTTCCTTGGTTGGTTGGAAAATTGGGAACTGAGTCTCGCAGGAAAGGATAGAAAACGTCAAAAAAATTTCAGATCGGTGGAAGATGCCGCTGCAAGGCTTGCACCCATCTACCCTAGACTTCCTAAAGAAAGACTTTTAAAAATTACCGAAACATTAACAAGACCAGCAGAAGAGGGAGGATATATGTGGAAAAGTGATCCTTCTTACAAAAACGGGCCTCCAGTTTTTCTAAGTCCTCAGTTTACCAGACATCTTTGGGAGACAATTTCCTGTAATGTTCTCGTCGTTTATGGACAGAAAACACATTTAGCATTGGACGATAGCAAGGAAGTATTCTCTCATATTAGAAATTTGAAATATATTGAAATAGAAGATGCAGGTCATAATATGCATCACGATCGTCCGGAACTTCTTGAGACTATACTCGATGAGTTTTACGTAACAAATTTAAAGTAA
- a CDS encoding PilZ domain-containing protein — MRYNRIPSTLNVGFQVLESSKLRIAENVLVGIVHRTEIPWEPGTNLALQVGTISVSGSIDIPMKVIKCDRVSDAEYDVFLNYTEKDFDKIKEIEELIQTLA, encoded by the coding sequence ATGAGATACAATAGAATCCCCTCCACACTTAACGTAGGCTTTCAGGTGTTAGAAAGTTCTAAGCTGAGGATCGCAGAAAACGTGCTCGTTGGAATCGTGCATAGAACCGAAATTCCCTGGGAACCTGGAACCAACTTGGCTCTGCAAGTAGGAACGATCAGCGTTTCCGGTTCCATCGATATTCCAATGAAAGTGATCAAGTGCGACCGTGTTTCCGATGCGGAATACGATGTGTTCTTGAATTATACGGAAAAGGATTTCGACAAGATCAAAGAGATCGAAGAATTGATCCAGACCTTAGCGTAA
- a CDS encoding putative toxin-antitoxin system toxin component, PIN family, which yields MSEWILKEFREVCSRKFKIKEKEISEVLEHLRAGARVYQLNGLPPKVCADPTDDNILHIAEFSKADWILSGDSDLLKLKQFQKIEIISP from the coding sequence TTGTCCGAATGGATTCTTAAAGAATTTAGAGAAGTATGTTCTCGTAAATTTAAGATCAAAGAAAAAGAGATCTCCGAAGTGTTAGAACATCTGAGGGCAGGAGCAAGAGTTTACCAGCTTAATGGTCTTCCGCCGAAAGTTTGCGCAGATCCGACTGATGATAATATCCTTCATATTGCAGAATTTTCAAAGGCAGATTGGATCTTGAGTGGAGATTCCGACCTTCTGAAATTGAAACAGTTTCAGAAAATCGAAATCATTTCTCCTTGA
- the serA gene encoding phosphoglycerate dehydrogenase: MISYPKEKINVLLLENVHQDAFQLFQKDGFNVRLLPQALGEDELSKEIENIHVLGIRSKTNLTAPVLAKAKRLMTVGCFCIGTNQVDLAEAEKKGIPVFNAPYSNTRSVAELVIAEIVMLARRVPDHIRNTHAGIWNKISKNCFEVRGKTLGIVGYGHIGSQVSVLAEAMGLKVIYYDTQTVLPLGNATPINSYEELLSVSDFVTFHVPELPETTNLYSAKEIKATKKGAYIINLSRGKVVDLEALAEAIKAGHIAGAGVDVFPQEPESNSDPFITPLQNLQNVILTPHIGGSTEEAQKNIGTEVASKLLKFVNNGSTTFAVNFPNIELNPIPQGMYRILNVHKNQPGFLKDINSMVSEIGANISSQHLGTSAEIGYLSMVINMSVGDELKERIERHPGSIKTRILY, translated from the coding sequence ATGATTTCCTACCCGAAAGAAAAGATAAACGTCCTCCTCTTAGAGAATGTACACCAAGACGCATTCCAACTCTTTCAAAAAGACGGTTTTAATGTCCGCCTTCTCCCCCAAGCCCTGGGCGAAGACGAACTTTCGAAAGAAATCGAGAACATTCATGTTCTGGGGATCCGAAGTAAAACGAATCTGACCGCACCCGTTTTAGCTAAGGCAAAACGCCTTATGACCGTGGGTTGTTTCTGTATCGGAACAAACCAAGTGGACCTGGCGGAAGCGGAGAAGAAAGGGATCCCGGTATTCAACGCTCCTTATTCTAATACTCGCTCCGTGGCCGAACTTGTAATTGCAGAAATCGTAATGTTAGCAAGAAGGGTTCCGGATCATATCCGAAATACTCACGCAGGGATCTGGAATAAAATCTCTAAGAACTGCTTTGAGGTCCGGGGAAAAACTCTGGGGATCGTAGGTTACGGTCACATCGGTAGCCAAGTCTCCGTCCTCGCAGAAGCAATGGGCCTAAAAGTGATCTATTATGATACACAAACAGTTCTTCCTTTAGGAAATGCGACTCCGATCAATTCTTACGAAGAACTACTCTCTGTTTCCGATTTTGTTACCTTTCATGTGCCTGAACTTCCTGAAACGACGAATTTATACAGTGCTAAGGAAATCAAAGCTACGAAAAAAGGAGCTTATATCATCAATCTTTCCAGAGGAAAGGTTGTGGATCTGGAAGCCCTGGCTGAGGCGATTAAGGCAGGACATATCGCAGGCGCTGGTGTGGATGTTTTTCCACAAGAGCCTGAATCAAACAGCGATCCATTCATAACTCCTTTGCAAAATCTGCAAAACGTAATATTGACCCCTCATATCGGTGGTTCTACGGAAGAAGCGCAGAAGAATATCGGAACGGAAGTTGCTTCTAAACTTTTGAAGTTTGTAAACAATGGCTCCACTACTTTTGCTGTAAACTTTCCTAATATAGAGCTGAATCCGATCCCTCAGGGAATGTACAGAATTCTGAATGTTCACAAAAACCAACCTGGATTCCTTAAGGATATCAACAGTATGGTTTCTGAGATCGGTGCAAATATCAGTTCCCAACATTTAGGAACCAGCGCAGAGATCGGATATCTCTCCATGGTAATCAATATGAGCGTGGGAGATGAACTGAAAGAAAGAATAGAAAGACATCCAGGTTCTATCAAGACCAGAATTCTTTACTGA